aaaggcaacctacaaaatgggagaagatatttgaaaatgtcttattaggtaaagggctagtatccaaaatctacaaagaacttatcaaactcaacatccaaagaacaaataatccaataaagaaatgggcagaagacataaacagacatttctccaaagaagacatacaaatggctaacaagcatatgaaaaaaatgctcaacatcacttggcatcagggaaatacaaatcacaaccaTAGTAAGATACCAGCTCACACCTGTCACCATGGCTAGCATTAACAacccaggaaacaacagatattggtaaggatgtggagaaaggggaaccctcttacactattggtgggaatgcaaactggtgcaggcactctagaaaacagtatggaagttcctcaaaaagttaaaaatagaattactatatgacccagcaattgcactacttggtatttatccaaaggatacaaaaatactgattcaaaagggcacatgcaccccaatgcttatagcagcactatcaacaatagccaaattatggaaagagcccaaatgtccatggactgatgaatggataaagaagaatgtacacacacacaatggaatattactcagccatcaaaaagaatgaaatcttgccatttacaacaagtggatggaactagaatgtattatgttaagtgaaatgtcagtcagagaaagaaaaataccatatgatttcactcttatgtggaatttaagaaagaaaacagatgggggcacctgggtgtctcagttggttaagcatctgactcttgatttcagctcaggtcatgatctcagggtcctgcagtTGAGCCTTGctacaggctccctgctcaacggggatctgcttgtctccctctccctctacccctccccctacttgttctctctctctctcttaaataaataaaccttagaaggaaggaaggaagaaaagaaaagagagaagaaaagaaaagagaaaagaaaagaaaaaagaaaaaggaaagaaagaaagaaggaaagaaaacagatgaacataggggaaggaaagaaaaaaatagaataagataaaaacagagagggggccaaaccataagagactcttaacattgtttagagaataaactgagggatgctggaggggaggtgggtggggagatgagctaaatgggtggcatttgttgtgatgagcactgagtgttatatgtaagtgatgaatcactaaattctactcctgaagccaatacTACACTATCTGTTAAcaaatttgaattaaattttaaaaaatacaatgtccatatataagtggacccatgtaaTTTAAACCagtgttgtttaagggtcaactgtataattTCATAAAGACATATCTTGAAGTAACAAAAATGATAACGTAACtaagaataaatctaataaataattggtttcctaaaacaaacaaacaaacaatgcaATATGGGCAGAAAACTCCCCATTTTGGAGTATGTTGCAGTCTATTGCCACCAAAGACTAAAAGGTGAGGTTTTTTCCATAACCATACATAGACACAATGAGGGACCTTGCCTCCTAATGTTTGGCACAACACTCATAATTAACCTGATGGTCTAAACTAGTTCTCAGAAAAAGGAGCACctaggtggttaagcatctgcctttggctcaggtcatgatcctggagtcctgggacccctgtcaagctccctgctcagtggggagtctatttctcctctccctcagctcccccctccccccactgcttgtgctctctctcgcttttgctcactctctctctctcaaataaataaaatcttaaataaataaacaaacagactaGTTCTTAGAATGGAGACTTCTTATTCTGCTGggaaaaatttatcattttaaacagtCTTAGAAACTAAAATCATGAACCAATTTTCCTTATAGAGTCAGCAATGTAGCACTaaatgtggcaaaaaaaaaaaaaaaaaggttcctgtTCCTGGGGACTTTACATTCAAATGCATGGAGAAGACATTAAACAAACACACCAGAAAGGAAATAACCTGATAGTGGTGAatgctacaataaaaatataagtgtGATATACTGGAAAGGGATGGGGGAAGAGGCTGCTGTGCTAGGTGAGCTGGCCAGGGAGAGCCTTTCTGAACAGGTGGCATTTCAAGAGATATCTGAATGTCTGAAATAATCCCACTATGTGAAGATTTAAAGAAAGAGCCAATAGAAGGCCACAAAGCAGGAAGAGGATGGTGCACTAAAAAGCAGAAAGGAGGAGGACAAAGCAGAAAGGCCACTGTGGCAAAAGAGTAGTGACCAaatagaaaaaacccaaaaacatagGCAAGATAGAGAGGAAGGACCAGATATAGATCAAATGGCAACTGGTCATCATTCTATTTAAGATGTTATAAATAGAGGAGTGCCAATACctgattgacatttttaaaagattattctggTTACTAGTAAAGAATGGGCTTAGAAGGCAAGAGTGGAAGCAAGGGAACCAGTTAGGGAGCATTTGACGTACTGTAGACAAGAGATGATGGTAGGTTAAGCTAGGAGGTGGAACAGGAGATGGAGGGACAATTGTATATCAAAGATATGTTTTGGGGAAATAGTCAAGGGGAAAAGAATGGGATTAAGGGGCATAGAGCATATTCCAAAGGTAATGATAAtacccttatttaaaaaaaagttgataggTGTGCCTGGATTTGTattcttataatttctttttaaaaattttttatttaggggcgcctgggtggctcagttgttaaacatctgccttctccctggctcagggcatgatcccggcattctgcgatcgagccccacatcaggcttctccgctgggagcctgctgcttcctctcccactccccctgcttgtgttccgtctctcgctctctctctctctgtcaaataaatacataaataaaatctttaaaaaaacataaataattttttaaatttaaattcagtttagttaacatatagtacattattagtttcagggatagaatttagtgattcatcaattgcatgtaacacccagtgctcattacatcaagtgccctccttaatgaccatcacccagttaccccatctccccacccacttcccttccagcaaccgtcagtttgtttcctgtaattaagagtctttctgtttttatcaattttttcttcccttcccctatgttcatgtgttttgtttcttaaattccatatatgagtgaaatcatacgatatttgtctttctctgactgacttatttcatttagcataataccctctagttccatccatattgttgcacatgacaagatttcattctctttgatggatgagtatgtgtgtgtgtgtgtgtgtgtgtgtccattcatctgtcgatggacatctggactctcttcatattttggctattgtggacattgctgctataaacattagggtgcatgtgcccctttgaatcactgtgtttgtatccttcgGATAAATAGCAAGCAGTgtaattgctgggacatagggtagttctattttaactttctgaggaacttccatactgttttcgagagtggctgcaccagtttgcatttccaccaacagtgtaagaaggttccccttcctctgcattGTTGtcaacacctgctgtttcctggGTTAGTCATTGTGACAGGtgagaggtggtatctcattgtggttttgatttccctgatgctaagtgatgttgagcattttttcatgtgtctgttagccatttgtatgtcttctttggaggaatgtctgttcatgtcttctgcccatttcttgactggatttttggCTTTGTTGGGTATTGAATTTGGTAAGTagtttatagattttggatactagccctttgtctgatatgtcatttgcaagtatcttctcccattctatcagttgccttttagttttgttgactgtttcctttgctgtgcgaatgcttttaataataaatattagagcagaaatcagtaatagagaaatcaaaaaaaatagaacagatcaatggaattaggagctggttctttgaaagaattaataagaccaataaccccctagccagacttaccaaaaagaaaagagaaagaacccaaataaaatcatgaatgaaggaggagaaatcaccaccaatacaaaaaaaatacaattataagagaatgttatgaggaactatatgctaataaattgggcaatctagaagaaatggataaattcctagaaacatagaaacaaccaaaactgaaacttcaaggaagaaatagaaaacctgaacagactcaaaaccagcaaagaaactgaagtaataatcaaaaatctcccaacgaataagagtccagggcctgatagcttcccaggggaattttaccaaacgtttaaagcagaattaatacctattcttctgaagctgttccaaaaaatagaaatggagggaaaacttccaaactcattttatgagcccataattaccttgattccaaaaccagacaaagactcctctacaaaggagaattacagaccaatatccctgatgaacatggatgcaaaaatatatcattataattTCTATGCTTAGCATATCTCTTTAATAGATAATAAGACtccataaataataaaagaagtgctataacaaaattttatttagttgagtAAAAAACTGAGAGAAAGTTTATAATAATTGCTTCCTATGTCATTTCTAGAAGACAAAGTCTGTTACTAAAGTTGTAATTAAATGATTGAAGTACAAGTCCTAGAAAGGTAAATTAAGAAAGATAAAACTTTTAATCACTACAATCTGagttgaagaagaggaaagaaggtatATACTAATTTTATCTTTGCTCATAACGTGGACCTAAGAGATATTGCCTAAAAATTCCAGAAATGGTTTtattatatgatataaatataaaccCCAGAAAGGTGCTAATATGGTAGTCACTCACCACATGTGACTAttgagctcttgaaatgtggctataACCTGAGGAAattaatcttaaattttattagttaaaattttaaaaggcacatGTAGCCAATGTATTGGATAGCACAGCTCTAGAATAATATAAGAACCTTTACTCATTTAACTTAACAGTCCTTCCAATCTatctgctatttttcattttaacctttttgttttttcagtgttctGGAGTGTCACCCAAACCTACAATAGGCTTTATGTGAGAAAGAAACTTCTGATGTGtaacaccaatgacatttttctgtcatttctatgGTGTAACCTATCAAAACTGGTAACAACCCAAAGTTAAAAGTAAATCCGCATCCTCATCATCTTCTAGAGAAATATAAGGACTACTACACTTAACTCCAATCATACAACTCTTAACTTACGTAAATATTATTTCCATGAACTTTggttcttaacatttttctagacttCAGAAGTTTGTTGTCACTCTTGGTAGTTAATACAGTAGATGTTTGTTTAGATTTATCACATACTTGCCATTCTTTTTCTGTCACCTCAAATCTCCTAGCTGGGATCACTTTCTTGTTTCAAGTATATCCTATGAAATTTCTCTTAGTTGATTGTTTGCGAGTGCacaacttgtttctttttttctaaggagtttttattttattcttacagAGTTGATAATTATTTTATCTCTGAATATTGAATATAATTCATCATCAGTTTACATTTTTGCTGTTAAAGCAATCTGCTGTTAACTGCCTTTCCCTAGAGAGTAATCTCTGCTTTTGTATTCAGATACTTTCAACATCTGCTGAGTTGTCTTTATGGATTTTATGATGTGTCTCAATGTGTGTTTTTAGAAGTTTTTCCCACAAATATTTTGGTGGGGTCCTTGAGTATGGAGATTAGTGTCTTTTGTTGGTTTGGGAAAATTTTCAGCTTTACGTCTTCAGAATTGCCTCTGCCACCTATCCTCTCCTCCAGGAACTCTGAACTTCCAGTTCTCAATGTCTCTTACCCtctgtttcattctttctatCCATTTTGTTTCTGCCCTGCATTGTCGGTAATTTACCCAGATCTATATTCTAGATTCCTGTTTCTCTCTGAATGTGTCTAATTTGCATTGAGACACATCTGAAGGATTTTTTAACTGAATCTAagttatctttgtttttcatataattttcctatttgttttatagtgtcctcctcctttttcatatttccagccctttttttatttcttgaaaaatactAAATGTATGCAATTTATATTCTGTGATTCTTTTGTGCTTTCAGTTCTTCTTTCTGTTGTTCTTCTGGCTCTTGCTCCAGAGCCTTGCTGTCTTGTGTGATCACTGATGTCAGACTGTAAGCTTATTTCTTATCTGTAGAATACTTTAAGTCCTGGAATAATGGCAGCATCCACCATAGGGTATTTGTAGTTCCTTCTATCAAGAGGCATTACATCTCTGGAATCAGACACTGTGAATAAAATTATCAGCTAGCAGTGATTCAGACAACTCAATAGTATAAATTCAAACTCAAAATAtatgtgtgattccacttacagtttataattctttcttctctttttagccTTTCaggtggtgatttttttaaaactctatttcACCATTACCCTGAGAATATATCTTCTGAGATCTCAGCTTGTTGTGGAGGATTTCCTTGTGAGTGCCCTGGGCTTTGTTACCTATGCATCTCTGTCTCTACCATCAACACAGTGGCCTTAAAAACAGATCACAAATTTTCACAATAAAAGCTGATTTCTAGTCAGCATTTATTTCTCTGAGTTCCCAGTTTCATttgatttctcaatattttacatcgcctttttttttttggctagctaatcaaagtatttcaaaaaatgttatccaacatgtatatttgtttttagtGACAGGTTCTGTAAAGCTCTCCAATATGCCACCAGGTGGAAATGGAATGCAGCTCTCTCGTTTCTGTGTTACCGAGGCATGTGGCACTTCATACTGTTCAATCATGCAAATCATCACATCAGTTTCAGTCTTAGATGtagttttaatatgtttaatattcAGTATCCACCTTTCTGTCCTTTTTCAGTCTCCTTTCTCAGTCTTCGTGACTGAATGATTTATTGATAGTTTCTTCAAGAAGTTCTTGGAAACAACATTCCCAGAATTCTGTTTAATGTTTGAAACAGTTGGTAGCCTTTTAAATTAAATGCCACTTTTGCTAGGTATATAATCTGAAGGTTACCCTTACTTGTCTGAAGATTTTTATTCCACCTCACCTCAATTTATTGTTAGTTCATTATATTTTATAGCAATGCAGACAGGCAAACTGGCCTGCTTCCAGTAGAGCTGGGTGTGTGGGACTTCACAAATTTTGTTACATGAAAACCCCAATCCCTAGGGAAAAAGAGATTGCCAgtaatgtttgtttttctacttacatgttcatatatttttaatttttaatgaacatattattttattagttaaaaaacagaagaacTGTATTTTTGTTTGGATAATAAAGATGTTTTTTACCAAATGTTACGGTAAAGTTCATCTTGTTAATATTGAGATATTGTTAATATCTTCATTACACTGCTGTGtttgacattttttcttcttattctagCTTCCCTATTTTCAATAAATACCCTTATGTAGTAGCAGTATAATGGTGTTTGCAGAGCATATTGAGTCAGTAGTCTTTTCCCCAAAAACATTAATCCTAGCTAAATGAAGGATAAGTGACAAAATGAATAGAAGTCTGACTATTTCAGATACAGAGAAATAACAATGAGGAAACAAAATCTAGAaacataaatcatttttattatatatatgtacctatatatctatatatattttgtatgttagatCCTCTTTTTCATGCTCTGTTGTGAAATATTAGAGAAGTctactattttattcatttccagACAATGAGCAGTCAACTCAAAATTCAGGAATCATCATTTCCATCAGTGTATCTGGGTTCTTAGAAGAGAAGTCACTCTAACTTTGAAGATGAAAGAGGGTCgtcaaagagaaaaaattccCAAAGCAAAGAATAAACTTTATGTGCAATCATTCCATCCTGTGTACCTGAGGTTTTCATCATTGTTTccatcattcatttatatatattcattcctgATGCTGACAGATACCTGTTCCCCTCAAAGTCTAGTCATATTATATTATCAAAGAAAACATAAGACTAAAGCTCAGAACACACAAAATCCTCTCACTCTTTGATGAACACTATCCTAGTTTTGAAAGTGGAAgttaatataagtaaataaatttatacaAATTCAAATATACTAGTCTATCTTTTATATTCTGAAGCAAGGTCAGTAATCAGGTTCTTAGTATCAGGGAATAATAAATTGATCTCTACTAAATAATTCACTAAAAGATTCTGAGAACCAGTACACCCAAGTCTCTGTCataggtacttaaaaaaaaaacggttTAATGGGAAAGAACTCTAGATTATAGGGCTAACAAAAGCAGCACCTTACTAATGTAATTTTAACATGagaaacagaattagaaaatacagaaaacacacaaaaatgacaaaggagataatcttttaaaaatcacacagctagatgTCTGTCAATTCCAGTCAACCTAGACCCCCTTTCCTCCAAATCTGCTTTCACACTGGAGGATGTAAGTAGAGACTGGCTATAAAAACCACTACTTGACTGGCAACTTCCTCTGGAATGTTTGTAGTAACCAAACTCTGCtatgaattcttaaaaattacttcTAGGATATGGCAAAATCTTGAATTCTATCACCGATCCTTATTTCAGTCTCAACTTCTTTGCTTTTTCACCAAATAGAGGGaaaaatctgagaatttaagaACTCAGATGAAAAGAGGTAGTGAAAGCATTATTACTGCCGCAAATGCTTCCTACTTTAGGACGATGACCCGGAAAGATTGTAGAATATGCCACTTATCTTTCACTTCTCTTTGCATAAAATACATCTGTTGACCAACTTCCTCATGGCTGTCTTTACTTCCTTATTTCGCAAGGTGTAGATAATGGGATTAAGTAAAGGGAATATCACAGTATGGAACACAGACACCACCTTATCTAGGGAAAAAGAGTCAAATGGGCGAGCATAAATGTAGATGGATGGTCCAAACATAAATACCACAATGGTGATGTGGGAATAGCAGGTGGACATGGCCCGGCTGGTACTCTCACCTGAGCCTGAGTGTTTCTTCAGCATGGCCAGGAGGAAGGCATAGGACATTAGGAGAGCAATGAAACATACCACAGAGATCAGACCACTGCTAAAAATCATCACTAACTCCTCTGGGAAGGTATTGGCACAGGCAATCCGGACTACCTGCGTGATGTCACAGAAGTAACTGTCTAACTCATTGGGCCCACAGAAGGGAAGTCGAACAATGAGAGCCACTTGTATTATAGAATGAATAAAGCCCCCCAACCAGGAGAGAGCCACCAGGATACAGCAGAGACGTCGATTCATGATAGTAGCATAGTGGAGAGGGCGGCAGATGGCGGCATAGCGGTCAAAGGCCATTACTGTGAGCAGGAACATCTCAGAGGCCCCAACGAAGTGCAAGAAGAAGAGCTGTGCAATGCACCCACCAAAggaaattctcttcctttccacaaagaaatCCACGAGCATTTTAGGGGCTGTGATGGAGGAGTACCAAATGTCAAGGAAAGCCAGATTAGCCAACAGGAAATACATGGGTGAGGTCAGATGAGGGTCAAGCCTGATGGTGCAAATAATAAGAATATTCCCTGGAAGGATGAACAGATAGAAGGATAGAAATATGACAAATAGGACTAGTTGTACCTCTCGAGTCTGGGATAAGCCAGTGAGAACAAATTCGGTCACCCTGGTATAATTTACGGGttccatttcttcactttttttaaaaaataatatggctataaaaaatacagaaattacaATTATTCCAAATAGCATTTAACTAGATTTATTTTACTGCTGTTgaaatcatcagtttgttctgtgtcATTAAGGGACTGTATTAGGATACATTTGATTGTTCCATTTGATGTCTGATAAGCCAAGACAGGGAAAGAGTAAGTGATGACctgaaaattagaaacactgaaaCCATATGAAGTATGTCACATATCTGAAACCAAAATCCCAATCTATTactgttattaatttctatttttttatgaaaCTCAGCAGTGCACTGATCCTTTCCCCATATATCTACCTTAGTAAGCATTATGTGTAACTACTTATGAGAGAAGCTAAATTGTAGACTGGTAATAAGTAAATCTAgctatttctagattttttgttgttgacaaATCTAGCAAACTTGAAAACTTATGCTTCTTGTCTAATATCAGGTACACTGATCTGGCAGTAGTTTCATTTTAATCTTTCAAAAAGATCTCAGGGTTTCATGTGtggtgaatagacatttttttccttaaccaAAGCCTATACAGCTTAATCCTTGGCAATAGGTAAGCAGCCACAATATGCAACAATGCAGGGTCATATATGAAAATTCTTCGAGCTGTGACCAGATGTCATTATTCCACTGACCATGCAGTTTATCCACTGTTCCATGAAGGTAGGAAGAAGATATAGTGATCTGAGGAATGGGTATGCTTGCCACCCAAGCTGACCCATTCTGCCAATTCAAGGTGACAGTGGGAATAAGATTATTGCTAAAATTTTGCTCAAGTCCTAGTATTGAACCTACCACTATTAGATAGAACAAAACCCATCaagtaaaaataagataatcATTCACTTTACCAGATATGCTTCTTCTTTTAAGCAATATAAAAACTGCCCATCAAAGCAAGTATTTCTTGTAACCAACAGCCAATACTGAAGAGTTGTTTCTGCTCTACTGATGTGCAGTTTTATAATATTGCCTCTCTTCAGGAGGTAAGCATAGAAAAACAAACGTAAGattttataaaacaacaaaacaaaacaaaacaaacaaacaaaaaaagattctatAAAACCAAATAGATTTAACAGCATCCAGGCACTAAAGCTTATGAATACTATTGACTAAAGAAACCCAATGTTTCTTCCCCGCAATCTGCTGACTCAATTTGTGCATAATTTTATCAAACATAGACATATACCTTCCTGATCtgttaaaaaatcattcataaaGAAGGGGTGGTTCACTACAAgtagacacacagagaaaagaccagTAATTAGCAGCAATCTGacacaaaaagcagaaaacaaaaacactcagaAAGCTCAGCATTATGGGACTATTTAGCAAAAGGGTAAATATTCCCACATCCATGAATAGCCCAGGGTGGGCCTCAGTGATTTAATTAATCATGTTTAGTaaggaaggaaatttaaaattcagtttagaAAGATTTTAGTCGAAAGAAAGATAATGCTGCCAGTTTTCAATCCTCAACTTTCTTAAGAGCATGACTATCCAGAATGACATATTTCCTAGCAACCCAGAAAGCAATGCTTTCATCCTATTTACCTGGAGAAGGTGACTGATAGCCTCCATAAAACTTTACATATGACATTGAAAGCTCTATCCCAAAATATACACCTTCTGTGTCACTTCTATAAACtgtttattcagcaagtatttagGGGACATCTACCATGTGCTAACTGCTGAGAACAGAACAATGAACAAGGAAGACTCAGTTTCTGCCTCACTGAACTTCCACTTTAGAAATATAGACAAACAACTTAGTAAACATcaataagtaaatgaattataaataagcaaaataaataattaccaCTATTAATAAGAGacaagagggaaataaaaagggaattatgatagaaaataaatggtaGTGGCACATGGTACTGATGGTGAggatttttttagaaaagcatcTTTCAACTGGTGACATTTCAACTAACTTTGAAAATAGGAGAAAAGCGTTTTAGGAATAGAGAATAGCAAATACAAAGGCTTTGAGGCAGGGAAAAGTTTGTAGGAACTACAGAAGACCTGCAACTTACTGAAGCACAAGAACACAGTAGAAATAGCCAAAGACCAAGTAATGTggtcaataaaaagaaaattagattttaacAGGTTCCAATATATTTTGGAATATATTGTTATGTTATATAGCTTGCTAAGCTATATAATATAGCTTAACAAAATTTGTGATTTAGAACTATCACCCTGGCTACTTTGCAAATAAATTGAAATAGAATTAGATGTGGCTTAAACTACAGATAAAGCAACAGCTATTGAGAGAAATAAagtgttttctttagaaaatatttaggagaTGCAATTGGCAGGATTTAGTGTTAAATTGTAGTCATTATTGTCATACTACCAAAGCCAGTTGGAACTTGAACACCATAACGGCAAGCTattaaaaatgtaactttatATCTTCTATGTCTATAATGAGATTCATCCAACacattcaagtttttaataaatttgaatGAATCTGCCATAAATATTTAGGAACACTCTGTCCACACTCTAAGAAAAGCTTGGGGATGTGCCAATATAATCTGGAGCAAGGAATTCTGTTTGTGGGAATTCTGGGAGGAGATAAGCCATCCGTGGGTGCTGGGTTAGGGCATTTCCTTCCTAGGCTGTCATCTAGAAAGAGTTAGCTATCCTAAGCCAGCACTTACTCTTAGAGCAGCTGTACTGGTTGGTCAGCAGGTTTTACTTTATCCTGCCTACACTACACCCCCCAAGGCTGCTCCTCTTTTTATTCtccttaaataaaaattgtatatatttaaggtgtacaacacaatcatttgatacacatatacaaagtgaaataagtaCTATCATCAAGTTAATTAACAGAATCTCTTCACagttttttcagttttcacagTTTTTTTCAGTTACAAGAACACCTGAAACCTATTCTCTTAGCATATTTTCAGCATTCAATAGAGTATTATTAATGACAGTCAGTATTCTGTCCATTAGCTCTCCAAACTTATTCATTCATCTTACATAACTGCAACTTTgtttttgaccaacatctccctatttcccccacctccttgtCCCTGGTAACAACCACTCTACACTCACatggaaaaaggaaatgtgatataataataatataataataattatatatatatatataattttgtctttaaaaaaagagattctgAAATTTTAGCTATcacccatttgcaacaacatcgatgaacctggaggatgttatgctgagtgaaataagccgaACAaagaaatactgcatgatctcacttatatgtgaaatctaaaaaagcctGTTCCTCTTTTAACAACATCTAGTGAATTCCCATTCCATGCTTAATCTGCAGGGATATAGTATCTAGAGGATGACTATGGAGAAACCCAGGAGTACAGAAGCTTTCCCTACAGGTGAGTGAACCGTGAACTCTCCTCAAGGGAACAAATGCTTTGGGGAAAAGTAAGAATCTGTGCagaacttcttccttaccaacaATGCAGTTTTCGTCCATGTGTCTAGCCAAGCTCTTAGTAACCACACGGAGAATAGTTATCTTGCCAATTTGAGGAACTGGGGAGTCTAGCACAGAGATCCTGAAATAGTAAAAGATTAAATG
This genomic window from Ursus arctos isolate Adak ecotype North America unplaced genomic scaffold, UrsArc2.0 scaffold_6, whole genome shotgun sequence contains:
- the LOC113249080 gene encoding olfactory receptor 4M1, which produces MEPVNYTRVTEFVLTGLSQTREVQLVLFVIFLSFYLFILPGNILIICTIRLDPHLTSPMYFLLANLAFLDIWYSSITAPKMLVDFFVERKRISFGGCIAQLFFLHFVGASEMFLLTVMAFDRYAAICRPLHYATIMNRRLCCILVALSWLGGFIHSIIQVALIVRLPFCGPNELDSYFCDITQVVRIACANTFPEELVMIFSSGLISVVCFIALLMSYAFLLAMLKKHSGSGESTSRAMSTCYSHITIVVFMFGPSIYIYARPFDSFSLDKVVSVFHTVIFPLLNPIIYTLRNKEVKTAMRKLVNRCILCKEK